Genomic window (SAR202 cluster bacterium):
GACCTGATTCATTCAGCCCCTAGGACTAAACTGCCGCTCTTCAGGACTATCTTCGCTTCCTTTTACACCAGAGAGAGTCTCCTATTTAAAGACTGCCGGACGCCCCTTTCTATAATTAAATCATCAGGTATCTCGTTGCTTGCCCTGGCGCATCGAATGCTTTAAGGCCCGCCCCTGACGCTGGTCGAGGGCAGGCATAGCAGGATAAATTTGCAAGTGTTTTCTGGCATTGAATCGCGCCAGCCTTGACGACTAGGTTGCCGCCCTTTAGACTGCTGTCGCCGGCCCACTTCCTCTCCCCACATTGAGCGTGCCCGGCGTTTAAATTACCCAAATCGTTCTAACAGGAGGGTTTCTATGGCGGACCTGACACTGTCCGAGGCCAACAAAATCATCGACGGGGCCATCGCCAAGGCCAAGGAGCTCAAAATCCGAGTCAGCGTCGCCGTGGTGGACGCCGGCGGTCGGCTCCTCGCCTTCCAACGCATGGACAACGCCACCTGGGCCGGCGTCTACGGCTCCCAGGGCAAAGCCATCGCCTCCGTCGGCTTCGGCCGCACCAGCGGCGAGCTCCAGCCACGCGCAGACGCCCCCATCATTCGCGGCATCGTCGCCGCGGAAGGCGGCCACATGATCCCCAGCCAGGGCGGCGTCCCCATCATCCGCAACGGCAACCCCATCGGCGGCGTGGGCGTCGGCGGCGGCACCAGCCAGGAGGACGAAGACTGCTCCAAGGCCGGCATCGCCACCGTCATAAAGTAACCGCTGTCCCTTCACACTAAAGGCGCCGGCGCCCCGACCAGTCCCCTCCCAGGCGCCGGCCTTCCTTTTTGATGTCTCTGCCCCGCCCAATCAGTCTGAGTTATCATCCCTAGGCCCTGTTGTGCCTCGACTAACAAACATACTCTTATACACGGCTGCGCTGGCCCTCCTTACCCTCCTCCCTATATCCTGCGCCGCGAGCCAGCCCTCCTTCCATCTCGGCCCCGTCGAATCCATGACCCTGTCCTGGAAAGTTGCGGGCGTTCAGCAGCAGGGCAGCCCTATCTCTTCCGATGACACCAATAACAAACCGCTTATCGATCAAACCCTCAGCGCCATCAACTCCGTCGCGCAGCTTGACGAGATCGACAAAGCCCTGACCCCAGAGCTTGGCCTTCGATACCTCGATAAGCTCCCTTCCCTGCGCATCGACCACCTCGACGGCAGCCACACCCTCATTCGACCCGCCCTCACCTGCGAAAGCGTCGTGGGCGCTCAGCCCTGCAGCCTCTGGTCCAACCGGTGGGCGATAGAAAGCGGCGGTGCCCTCCACGGCGCCGAATCAAAGGACCTGGCCTTGGCGTGGTTCCAGGCCTGCCACCCCAGCGCACCCCAGACCGTCCCCACTCCAACAGGCGTCTGCTTTTTGCTTTCCACTGCTCCATTCCTCTATCCTTCATCCAATAGAATCGCTCTATACCACTTCGTCCCCTGCCACCTCTCAAACCAAATCCTTTTGAGCAACTAGGAGTACCCATGGCCTTCCAACTCGTCTGCGTCAAATGCGCCAAAAAGCACGACAGCTCCAAATACCGTATCTACTGCGACGCCTGCGGCTGCCTCCTCGACGCCCTCTACGACACTCCCGCCGCCAAAAGCGCTCGCGTCCTCGGCAACGCCCGCGGGACCGCCCGCTTCGCCCCCATGCTCCCCCTCAATCACCCCGACCGCATGGTCACCATGGGTGAAGGCGATACTCCCATCGTGCCCCTTCCTCGCGTCGGTCAAAAACTGGGCCTCGGCAGCATCAACGCTAAGCTGGAATATTTCAACCCCACCGGCTCCTTCAAGGACCGCGGCAACTTCGTCCAGGTCTCCGTCCTCAAGGAGACCGGCGTCAAAGAAGTCGCCGACGGCACTGGCGGCAATGCCGGTCACTCCTTCGCCGCCTATTGCGCCCGCGCTGGCATCACCTACCACGGCTTCGCCGCCGAAGCCCTCAGAGACCACCGCAAGCTCCACGCCATCGCCTTCCATGGCACGCGAATGAACTGGATAAGCGGTGGCCGCAAAGCCCGCGGCGAGGCCGCCCGCGAGTTCGCCGAGGACAAGGGCATCCTCCTCATGAGCTACGCCCAGAACATCTACTTCATCGAAGGCCTTAAGACCCTCGCCTACGAGGTCGCCGAGCAGATGGACCCCCTCCCCGACCACATCATCGTCCCCATCGGCAACGGCTCCATCTACCAGGGCCTCTACCGGGGCTTCAAAGAGATGCTCCAGGACGGCCGCGCCAAGCGAATGCCCCGCCTCCACGGCGCCCAGACCCAGGAAACGCCCCCCGTGGTCTCCGCCTTCGAAGGCCGTCCCTGGACCCCCTACGACGGCGAGGCCAAAAGCCGCGCCAACGGCATCGGCGTTCCTACGCCCCCTCGACTCCAAGATATGGTGGCTCAAGCCAAAGACACCGGCGGCAGCTTCGTCACCGTCCCCGAAGAAAGCCTCCTCGGCTGGCAAAAAGCCCTGGCGGAACTGGAAGGCCTCCTCGTCGAGCCCACCTCCGCCATCGTCGTCGGCGCCGCCGAAGTCCTCAAAAAACGCGGCATCATAAACCCCACCGACCGCGTCCTCCTCCCTCTGACCGGCTTCGGCATAAAGGAAGCGATACCAGGGTTTTAGACATGAGCAATTCAATCAGCTTAAAAGATTTGCGATCTGATCTGCCCAAGACAATAGCCAAGTCACCACAAAACAAGAACGAGTTATCGTGACCAAGCATGGCAAGCCAGTCGCCGTCATGCTCAGCATCGAGGATTACGAAGGCCTCGTTGAGACCCTGGATATCCTTTCAGACCCAGAGGCCATGGCTCGCATACGCGAAGCTGAAGAAGATATCCGTCAGGGCCGTACCATCCCCTGGGGGGGAGTTTAAGGCCTCCCTGAATCACCCGCCGCAATCGTTACTATGCGCCCCGCGAAGGGTCTAATCGCCGTGACGGTCGTCAGGCTGTGTAGCAAACGGGGCAGTTAGCCTCTCGGCGCCGATTAGGGGCCTCGGAATAATAGAAAAAGGTTTGTTACTGTCATCCTGAACAAAGTGAAGGACCTAATCAACGTGACTGCCGCCACGCGCTCGCCACTTTTAAGGGGGAAGTCTCCACTCACTCCCCCAAATGCGCCAAATACTGCCCCACGTAGTCCATCCCCACCCGCTCGCTAAACGCCGCCATCAACCCCTTCGTCACCGGCCCCGGAATATGCCCGTTCCCTATCACTACCCCGTTGAAATTCCTCGCCGGCAATATGCAGACGCTTGTGGTCGTTACAAACATCTCGTCCGACGCCGACGCATCGAACAGGTCCACGTCCTTCTCCACCATCGGTATTTTCAACTGCGACGCCAGCTCCAGCACCGTCTGCCGAGTGATCCCGTTCAATACCATCTGCGCCCGAGGCGTGTACAGCACCCCGTCCTTCACCAGGAAAATGTTATAGGAGCTTCCCTCCGACAGGTTCCCTCGCTCGTCCAGCAGCGCCACCCACGCGTCCGGGTTCTGGCTCTTCACCTCCAGGTCCGCCATCACCACGTTCAGATAGTTGTGCGTCTTCACCTGCGGGCTCATCACCCACGGCGGCGTCCGCCTCACTGACGACGTCACCAGTTGCACCCCGTCCCGAAAATACTTGGCCCTCTGTTTCAACGGCAGCGGCCTGCATTCAATCAGCACCGTCGCTCTGTGCGACGCGTCGTCCACCCGCCCGCGAGTCACTCGCTGGCTGACCCAGTAGTCCTCATTCCGCCCCAGCAGCGGCGCGTTCCGACGCGCCACCTCCCCCGTCAGCTCCGCCATCTGCTCCGCCGGCATCCCCGGGTCGATGCGCAAAAACTTCAGCGACTGGTACAGCCTATCGACGTGCTCCCGCAATTTGAACACCTTGCCGTTAAACGTCCGCGCCGTGTCAAAAGCCGCGTCCCCGTGCAAAAACCCCAAATCCCGAATCGATATGCTGGCCTTACTCTCGGGAACAATCTGCCCATTGAGATAAACCACGCGCTCCGCCATAACGCACCTCCAAATATTCCAATCGATGTCATAATATCAGGCAAATAAAATGAGTGGAAATAATACAAAGGCAACTATATAAAGCCGCTCACCCTGAGCTTGTCGAAGGGTGAGGGTGGTGATCTGCCGCATTGAATTACCTTATGGTCACAATGGAGGTACGTCATGCCCCACGCCAACGTAGGCAAGTCCGGCCAACTCTTTAATCGCATCGGCTTCATCGGCATCGGCCGCATGGGCCTCCCCATGGCCCGCAGCCTCCTCTCCGCCGGCTTCCACCTCACCGTCCACAACCGCACCCCCGCAAAAGCCCAATCCATAGTCTCCCTTGGAGCGACCCCCGCCTCCTCCCCCACCGACATCGCCCGCGCCTGCGACGCCGTCCTCGCCTGCCTCCCCGACGTGCCCGCCTCCGAAAGCGTTTTTCTCGGCCCCGACGGCCTCATCGCCAACGCCCGCCCCGGCCAGCTTTTCATCGATTTCAGTACCGTCGGTCCCACCACCTCCCGCCGCATCTACAACGCCGCCAAGGCCAAAGGCGCCCGCTTCCTCGACGCCCCCGTCAGCGGCGGTGTCGAACGCGCCGCCTCCGCCTCCCTCACCATCATGGCCGGCGGCGACCGTGACGCCTTTGACCGCGCCCTGCCCATCTTCAATACCCTCGGCTCCACCGTTCGATACGTCGGCCCCTCCGGCGCTGGCAGCGTGGTCAAGCTCATCAACCAGCTCCTGGTGGGCGTCCATACCCTCGCCGCCGCCGAGGCCCTGGTCCTGGGCGCCAAGGCCGACGCCGACCCCAAGCAACTTCTGGAAATCCTTAAAGTGTCATGGGGCCAGAGCTTTATGCTCGATCGCAACGGGCCCATTATGCTTGAGCGTCGCTACGACGACGCCCGCGGCCCCCTTCGCCTCCTCCTCAAAGACATGTCCCTGGTCAATCAGATGGGCCGAGACTCCGGCGTCCCCCTCCGCGCCGCCTCCCAGGCCCTCGAAGCCTTCCGCCAGGCCGCCGACCAAGGCATGAGCGAGCTGGACCTCAGCGCCCTCGGCCTGCTGCTGGAAAAAGAGGCCGGCATCCGTATCGCTGACTTGTCATCCTGAGCGAAGTGCCGATGTACTCGTCGGTACCCAGTCGAAGGATCTATGCCTAAACCGCTACCCACCACTTACCTAACCTTGACTTCTCTTTCTCCATGGGGAAGGGGGCTGGTAGGGATAAATGTCATTTCGAGCGTAGCCTGTCCTGAGCCTGTCGAATGGGTCGAGAAACCTCAACGATACGTCTGCCACC
Coding sequences:
- a CDS encoding NAD(P)-dependent oxidoreductase gives rise to the protein MPHANVGKSGQLFNRIGFIGIGRMGLPMARSLLSAGFHLTVHNRTPAKAQSIVSLGATPASSPTDIARACDAVLACLPDVPASESVFLGPDGLIANARPGQLFIDFSTVGPTTSRRIYNAAKAKGARFLDAPVSGGVERAASASLTIMAGGDRDAFDRALPIFNTLGSTVRYVGPSGAGSVVKLINQLLVGVHTLAAAEALVLGAKADADPKQLLEILKVSWGQSFMLDRNGPIMLERRYDDARGPLRLLLKDMSLVNQMGRDSGVPLRAASQALEAFRQAADQGMSELDLSALGLLLEKEAGIRIADLSS
- a CDS encoding heme-binding protein gives rise to the protein MADLTLSEANKIIDGAIAKAKELKIRVSVAVVDAGGRLLAFQRMDNATWAGVYGSQGKAIASVGFGRTSGELQPRADAPIIRGIVAAEGGHMIPSQGGVPIIRNGNPIGGVGVGGGTSQEDEDCSKAGIATVIK
- a CDS encoding pyridoxal-phosphate dependent enzyme, which gives rise to MAFQLVCVKCAKKHDSSKYRIYCDACGCLLDALYDTPAAKSARVLGNARGTARFAPMLPLNHPDRMVTMGEGDTPIVPLPRVGQKLGLGSINAKLEYFNPTGSFKDRGNFVQVSVLKETGVKEVADGTGGNAGHSFAAYCARAGITYHGFAAEALRDHRKLHAIAFHGTRMNWISGGRKARGEAAREFAEDKGILLMSYAQNIYFIEGLKTLAYEVAEQMDPLPDHIIVPIGNGSIYQGLYRGFKEMLQDGRAKRMPRLHGAQTQETPPVVSAFEGRPWTPYDGEAKSRANGIGVPTPPRLQDMVAQAKDTGGSFVTVPEESLLGWQKALAELEGLLVEPTSAIVVGAAEVLKKRGIINPTDRVLLPLTGFGIKEAIPGF
- a CDS encoding type II toxin-antitoxin system Phd/YefM family antitoxin — encoded protein: MVTKHGKPVAVMLSIEDYEGLVETLDILSDPEAMARIREAEEDIRQGRTIPWGGV
- a CDS encoding branched-chain amino acid aminotransferase, producing the protein MAERVVYLNGQIVPESKASISIRDLGFLHGDAAFDTARTFNGKVFKLREHVDRLYQSLKFLRIDPGMPAEQMAELTGEVARRNAPLLGRNEDYWVSQRVTRGRVDDASHRATVLIECRPLPLKQRAKYFRDGVQLVTSSVRRTPPWVMSPQVKTHNYLNVVMADLEVKSQNPDAWVALLDERGNLSEGSSYNIFLVKDGVLYTPRAQMVLNGITRQTVLELASQLKIPMVEKDVDLFDASASDEMFVTTTSVCILPARNFNGVVIGNGHIPGPVTKGLMAAFSERVGMDYVGQYLAHLGE